The Felis catus isolate Fca126 chromosome X, F.catus_Fca126_mat1.0, whole genome shotgun sequence genome includes a region encoding these proteins:
- the LOC101080873 gene encoding LOW QUALITY PROTEIN: uncharacterized protein CXorf49 homolog (The sequence of the model RefSeq protein was modified relative to this genomic sequence to represent the inferred CDS: inserted 2 bases in 2 codons; deleted 2 bases in 1 codon) has product MSAPDEVSSCGAGFGEEGGEQTGVRPASPGAPRGPQGLGVDLGXPPSGEDEGGVPDPEGFESEQEVTETGGPVFWDLEGRPGSPTDHTGDALDCASHLADEAVAAIVQQLTNQDGLGVRRNPYPDGCVVEAGLEAGPQGRGALALSRRESQPPAAALLRLGGPEGSPAWANPKRSTKSRSNIAVVDRQRPSAESPPKASLSDSEPADEFSEIQLMRVSIYAKGGGQLKPNSPEDPWDTPRHSKFHVRENFLHMLGSFPSSAPRGVTSVVESQAVGELDISSSRKMQSVVRGKGGNRPSYPRSAAAGGLPXATPKKKVAQEKKSPRGTSNVALGRMFPSWGQRVSVAPLEPAAFPPVTGVPLLGRSKRYSLVPPGTKQSKHTPAGKKSVARRTQKAEPMVAREDNDSNRDAVPKGLPLGAPPPQVTGMLDPVICTRADMKVALHVCWAPFWTWQLSAHRPEPSCPFMHHEASSHGDLNPRAPQFQESSQPLAPSQGDVMPREPTPSDDQEALVHPPRPERH; this is encoded by the exons ATGAGCGCCCCCGATGAGGTGTCCAGCTGTGGAGCGGGTTtcggggaggagggcggggagcaGACCGGCGTCCGCCCTGCCAGCCCCGGAGCCCCGCGGGGCCCACAGGGACTAGGTGTGGATCTGG CGCCACCCAGCGGTGAGGACGAGGGCGGGGTCCCAGACCCCGAGGGCTTCGAGTCCGAGCAGGAAGTGACGGAAACGGGAGGGCCAGTGTTCTGGGACCTAGAAGGCCGCCCCGGCTCCCCGACCGACCACACGGGGGACGCCCTGGACTGCGCGTCCCACCTTGCGGACGAGGCCGTGGCAGCCATCGTGCAGCAGCTGACCAACCAGGATGGCCTGGGCGTGCGGAGAAACCCGTACCCAGACGGCTGCGTCGTGGAGGCGGGCCTGGAGGCAGGGCCCCAAGGGAGAGGCGCGCTTGCCCTTAGCCGCAGAGAGTCGCAGCCGCCTGCCGCCGCCCTTCTCCGTCTCGGTGGGCCTGAGGGAAGCCCGGCCTGGGCGAACCCGAAAAGAAGCACGAAGAGCAGGTCGAACATCGCCGTGGTGGATCGCCAGCGGCCCTCCGCCGAAAGCCCGCCGAAAGCGAGC CTTTCCGACAGCGAGCCAGCAGATGAGTTTAGTGAGATACAGCTGATGAGGGTGAGCATTTACGCCAAAGGAGGAGGCCAACTCAAGCCCAACAGCCCCGAGGATCCCTGGGACACACCCAGACACTCGAAATTCCATGTCAGGGAGAATTTCCTCCACATGCTTGGCTCTTTCCCGTCCTCCGCTCCCCGAGGAGTCACTTCGGTTGTGGAGAGTCAGGCCGTTGGAGAGCTGGACATCTCCTCCTCTAGGAAAATGCAGAGCGTGgtcagggggaagggggggaacaGGCCCAGCTACCCAAGATCTGCTGCTGCTGGCGGCCTGC GGGCCACCCCTAAGAAAAAGGTGGCCCAGGAGAAGAAATCCCCACGGGGGACCTCAAATGTTGCCCTGGGGAGAATGTTCCCTTCCTGGGGGCAGAGAGTCTCCGTGGCACCCCTGGAACCAGCCGCCTTCCCCCCAGTAACTGGTGTTCCGCTGCTTGGGAGGTCCAAGAGGTATTCCTTGGTCCCTCCGGGAACCAAACAGTCCAAGCACACCCCTGCCGGGAAGAAATCTGTCGCCAGGAGGACTCAGAAGGCGGAGCCGATGGTGGCCAGAGAAGACAATGACTCAAACAGAGACGCTGTCCCAAAG GGGCTGCCAttgggcgccccccccccccaggtcacCGGGATGCTGGACCCGGTCATTTGCACAAGGGCAGACATGAAGGTAGCGCTCCATGTGTGCTGGGCACCATTCTGGACCTGG cagCTTTCAGCACACAGGCCAGAGCCGTCTTGTCCGTTCATGCATCATGAGGCAAGCAGTCATGGTGACCTCAACCCCAGAGCCCCCCAGTTTCAGGAAAGCTCACAGCCCTTGGCTCCGAGCCAGGGAGACGTCATGCCCAGAGAGCCCACACCCTCGG ATGACCAGGAAGCGCTTGTCCACCCCCCAAGACCGGAAAGGCATTAG